From the genome of Candidatus Palauibacter scopulicola, one region includes:
- the phoU gene encoding phosphate signaling complex protein PhoU gives MALRQFDDRLDDVTRTLHRMAHDIEELVRRAMALVGQPAVDAEPIRAADDAIDRAEVEVEESTVEILALHHPVASDLRVLVTVLKINNDLERIGDHAVNIAEAAERLAKAEKKVPVPPELDEMSRMARAMLRDALDAFVHRNADDARSVIARDDRLDQLQDSLSRVMITHMPDYNLSACLQVILIGRNLERIGDLATNIGEDVVYMVQGITIRHQEGSPDPA, from the coding sequence ATGGCCCTCAGGCAGTTCGACGACCGGCTGGACGACGTCACGCGGACCCTGCACCGGATGGCGCACGACATCGAGGAGTTGGTGCGTCGCGCGATGGCGCTCGTGGGCCAGCCCGCGGTGGATGCGGAACCGATCCGGGCGGCGGACGACGCCATCGACCGGGCCGAAGTGGAGGTCGAGGAATCCACGGTGGAGATCCTCGCGCTCCATCACCCGGTGGCGAGCGACCTGCGCGTGCTCGTCACGGTCCTCAAGATCAACAACGACCTCGAGCGGATCGGCGACCACGCGGTCAACATCGCCGAGGCGGCCGAACGGCTGGCGAAGGCGGAGAAGAAGGTTCCGGTTCCGCCCGAACTGGATGAGATGAGCCGCATGGCCCGGGCGATGCTGCGGGATGCGCTCGATGCCTTCGTCCACCGGAACGCGGACGACGCACGCTCCGTGATCGCGCGGGACGACCGGCTGGACCAGCTCCAGGATTCACTGAGCCGTGTGATGATCACCCATATGCCGGACTACAACCTGTCGGCGTGCCTGCAGGTCATCCTCATCGGCCGCAATCTCGAACGGATCGGCGACCTCGCGACGAACATCGGCGAGGACGTCGTCTACATGGTCCAGGGAATCACGATCCGGCACCAGGAGGGCTCACCGGACCCAGCCTAG